One Serinus canaria isolate serCan28SL12 chromosome Z, serCan2020, whole genome shotgun sequence DNA window includes the following coding sequences:
- the LOC108962867 gene encoding IgGFc-binding protein-like isoform X3, with the protein MTIMDCSLGKADALRWFWNVMFWALLHAPSITSEMSPPHLGDEFLVAFLQNGDQRTLRSDFRLLLLTGPSPSTTATISMKRPGLRMTVQAAANQPVLVKIPPQAEMVGSQIFENAVVVKTTAAVTAVMVNDKPTAADSAVVIPVHRWGTEYHVVTPNPGPTRNAQFVVAAWDQPTTVNIHLNADITFRGRLHRRGSSLTIPLEPFQAAQIQSAADLSGTRVVAQRPVAVFSGHTCVGRLSRCDHVVEQLHPITQWGKSFLVPPVPFQGQSNLIYITADQPTRVTGHSEITKTTREIQPNHSLLYGTQSPQGLFLTSEAGVQVFLLGSGENSGAITFEPFFVSIPDITGYCNSYSVVALEGYDNRILLVVKTAETSGILLNKRPLGSVAWQQIPGTDYSWVGINLGSGFGIHRVEHETAAFGVWNVGMGQGKRYGAEGACDSDPCRQVQCRPKESCHLDKGTPSCRHDYLGTCTGSPSLQYHTFDGASVSPRGGCRYTLARYCGADPTLEPFTVEEQRSRDHPKKPLANVNIYTYNVSIHAGEDKPVQVNNKPTTLPAILEEGKVQIFQNEGRTILQTDFGLQVTYDEDQVIMVAVPSSYFGASCGLCGNFNEDTDDEAMVPNGIPGEGGEDWAESWRDPSCQEDCGDQETAQGIEGCGIKATNNPSTTISACFHNNRSYKLHEEFWEDGSCQKRCRCEGSGTVTCKPGGCRSHEKCVMVNGIARCTPNKHYTCIGTGDPHYTTFDGVRFDFQGSCIYQFAALCTPKPTLVPFNVTVENNHRGSRAVSFTKTVNLEVYGSVISMSQEHPRKVKVDGAFVSLPFTHPHFSVFYRGVHGFVTTDFGVTVTFDWYSYARVILPTTYSGAVCGLCGNANGDPDDDFVTPAGHRASHETQLGDSWKVGDVPGCSAGCGAECPVCDAVKVQPYRGDRYCGVITRAGGPFRECHHVINPEPFLQDCAFDACHYKGHRDTVCQGVSAYVTACQSHGVVVETWRTAEFCALSCPPHSHYELCGSPCQPTCQTPSIPSSCPASPCSEGCFCDTGYVLSGSDCVPRSECGCEYLGHYYQKDTEFYASCRERCRCGADGTVTCQEAFCGAHEECRLEDGVLGCHPTGYGRLVVSGDPHYVTFDGRTFNIPGSCTYILARVCEPARRLVNFTVLVEHEAGSHGDPVLMKRVVVSIHGYTITMERGRRWEVTVDLERYTLPLVTEDKNLRIGQEGNNIILHTAAGIRILYNTATFLLITVPDVYRGRLCGLGGDYDGDPSDDFRLPNGVLAENTQEFVTSWKVPEKDRACSDGCDDGVCSRCDVAKEATYGRNGSCGIIRDAAGHFRGCHPRVSPVEYFTHCVHDVCAASGDRAALCHALQAYAAACQAAGATVGAWRTKEFCPLSCPPNSHYELCTRTCDLTCAALVGPARCSWGCFEGCQCDEGFVFDGDTCVSPERCGCLHRGRYLKAGETVTFNNCSKECHCHPSRGLVCRDTQCPQDQVCVTRDGAQVCARREGHCRVTPGATMTTFDGVTGPLLASGTYKVSALCDEEAPDWFKVVMEVSDCRDMNVPAATAAIVFVREGVVSVNGNMEVWVNGLFTRLPTTVSDSVFVASSPENVTITHRSGMSVAITRDGEATITVTSGLASRLCAPCGNFNGNPRDDLKLPDGRDAQSVGEVVDMWKSRDFAGCD; encoded by the exons atg ACCATCATGGATTGCAGCTTGGGAAAAGCAGATGCACTGAGATGGTTCTGGAATGTTATGTTCTGGG ctctcctccatgCCCCCAGCATCACCTCTGAGATGTCACCACCTCACCTGGGTGATGAGTTCCTGGTGGCCTTCCTGCAGAATGGTGACCAGCGCACCCTTCGCAGCGACTttcgcctcctcctcctcactggcCCCTCCCCATCCACCACTGCCACCATCTCCATGAAGAGACCCGGATTACGGATGACGGTGCAGGCAGCTGCCAACCAACCAGTCCTGGTGAAGATACCACCTCAAGCTGAGATGGTGGGAAGCCAAATTTTTGAAAACGCTGTGGTGGTGAAGaccactgctgctgtcaccgCAGTGATGGTCAATGACAAACCCACAGCAGCTGACTCCGCCGTCGTTATTCCGGTCCACAGGTGGGGGACGGAATACCACGTGGTCACCCCCAACCCCGGCCCTACCCGCAATGCTCAGTTTGTGGTGGCTGCTTGGGATCAACCCACCACAGTCAACATCCACCTCAACGCTGACATCACCTTCCGTGGACGGCTGCATCGACGCGGCTCCAGCCTTACCATCCCGCTGGAGCCATTCCAAGCAGCACAGATACAGAGCGCAGCCGATCTTTCCGGAACACGGGTGGTGGCACAGAGACCGGTGGCCGTCTTCAGTGGTCACACTTGTGTGGGCAGGTTGAGCCGGTGCGATCACGTGGTGGAACAGCTCCACCCAATCACCCAGTGGGGAAAATCCTTCCTTGTGCCACCAGTGCCCTTCCAGGGACAATCCAACCTCATCTACATCACCGCTGACCAACCAACGCGTGTCACAGGTCATAGTGAAATCACCAAGACCACGCGAGAGATACAACCCAACCACTCGCTGCTCTATGGAACCCAATCACCACAGGGCTTGTTCCTCACTTCCGAAGCTGGTGTCCAGGTTTTTCTGTTGGGCAGTGGCGAGAACAGCGGTGCAATAACCTTTGAGCCCTTTTTTGTCAGCATCCCAGACATAACTGGTTACTGCAACTCTTACAGCGTTGTTGCGCTGGAGGGATATGACAACCGCATCCTCCTAGTGGTCAAGACAGCAGAAACTTCTGGAATACTGCTGAACAAGAGGCCATTAGGCAGTGTGGCATGGCAGCAGATCCCCGGGACAGATTATTCATGGGTTGGGATAAATTTGGGAAGCGGATTTGGAATCCATCGTGTGGAGCATGAGACAGCCGCATTTGGGGTGTGGAACGTTGGGATGGGACAAGGGAAGCGCTACGGAGCAGAGGGAGCTTGTGACAGTG ACCCCTGCCGTCAGGTGCAGTGCCGCCCTAAGGAGAGCTGTCACCTGGACAAAGGCACACCCTCCTGCCGCCACGACTACCTGGGCACCTGCACAGGCTCCCCATCTCTGCAGTACCACACCTTTGATGGGGCCTCCGTGTCCCCCCGTGGTGGCTGCAGGTACACCCTGGCCAGGTACTGCGGGGCTGACCCCACCCTGGAGCCCTTCACTGTGGAGGAGCAGCGGAGCCGGGATCACCCCAAGAAGCCATTGGCCAACGTCAACATCTACACCTACAATGTCTCCATTCATGCTGGTGAGGACAAGCCCGTCCAG GTTAACAACAAACCCACCACTCTTCCAGCCATcctggaagagggaaaagtCCAGATTTTCCAAAATGAAGGTCGTACCATCCTCCAGACAGATTTTGGGCTGCAGGTGACCTATGATGAGGACCAGGTTATCAtggtggcagtgcccagcagctaCTTTGGGGCCAGCTGTGGCCTCTGTGGCAACTTCAATGAGGATACGGATGATGAAGCCATGGTTCCCAATGGTATTCCTGGTGAAGGTGGTGAGGACTGggcagaaagctggagagatCCATCATGCCAGGAAGATTGTGGAGACCAGGAGACTGCACAGGGCATAGAGGGCTGTG GCATCAAGGCAACCAACAACCCCAGCACCACCATCTCTGCTTGTTTCCACAACAATCGCTCCTACAAGCTCCACGAGGAATTTTGGGAAGATGGGAGCTGCCAGAAGCGGTGCCGGTGTGAGGGTTCAGGGACAGTGACTTGTAAGCCAGGGGGATGCAGATCCCACGAGAAGTGTGTCATGGTTAATGGTATCGCCAGGTGTACACCCAACAAGCACTACACCTGCATTGGGACTGGTGACCCGCACTACACCACCTTTGATGGGGTGAGGTTTGACTTCCAAGGCTCCTGCATCTACCAGTTTGCTGCACTCTGTACCCCCAAGCCCACCCTGGTCCCCTTCAATGTCACTGTGGAAAACAACCACCGTGGCAGCCGTGCCGTGTCCTTCACCAAGACCGTCAACCTGGAGGTCTACGGGAGCGTCATCAGCATGAGCCAGGAGCACCCACGCAAGGTCAAG GTGGACGGTGCCTTTGTGTCCCTTCCCTTCACCCACCCccacttttctgttttttaccGTGGCGTCCATGGCTTTGTCACCACCGACTTCggtgtcactgtcacctttgACTGGTACAGCTACGCCCGTGTCATTCTCCCCACCACCTACTCTGGTGCCGTCTGTGGCCTCTGCGGCAATGCCAATGGTGACCCCGATGACGACTTTGTCACCCCTGCTGGCCACCGCGCCTCCCATGAGACCCAGCTGGGTGACAGCTGGAAAGTGGGGGATGTCCCCGGGTGCTCAGCTGGTTGTGGTGCAGAGTGCCCGGTGTGTGACGCGGTGAAGGTGCAGCCATACCGTGGGGACAGGTACTGTGGGGTGATCACCCGAGCAGGGGGACCCTTCCGGGAGTGTCACCATGTCATCAACCCGGAGCCGTTCCTGCAGGACTGTGCTTTTGATGCCTGTCACTACAAGGGACACCGTGACACTGTGTGTCAGGGTGTCTCTGCCTATGTCACCGCATGCCAGAGTCACGGGGTGGTTGTGGAGACATGGAGGACAGCAGAGTTCTGCG ctctttCCTGCCCCCCTCACTCCCACTATGAGCTCTGTGggagcccctgccagcccaccTGCCAAaccccctccatcccctcctcctgTCCCGCATCTCCTTGTTCCGAGGGCTGTTTCTGCGACACCGGTTATGTCCTCAGCGGCTCCGACTGTGTCCCCCGTTCTGAGTGTGGCTGTGAGTACCTTGGTCACTACTACCAAAAGGATACAGAGTTCTACGCCTCATGCCGGGAACGCTGCCGCTGTGGCGCCGACGGCACAGTGACCTGCCAGGAGGCTTTCTGTGGTGCCCATGAGGAGTGCCGGCTGGAAGATGGTGTTTTGGGATGTCACCCCACTGGTTACGGGCGGTTGGTTGTGTCAGGAGATCCCCACTATGTCACCTTTGATGGACGCACCTTCAATATCCCGGGATCCTGCACCTACATCCTGGCACGGGTGTGCGAGCCAGCACGACGGCTGGTCAACTTCACAGTGTTGGTGGAGCACGAGGCAGGCAGTCACGGTGACCCAGTGCTGATGAAGAGGGTGGTGGTATCCATCCATGGGTACACCATCACCATGGAGCGGGGACGGAGGTGGGAGGTGACG GTGGACTTGGAGCGCTACACCCTCCCACTggtgacagaggacaagaaccTCCGCATTGGCCAAGAGGGGAATAACATCATCCTTCACACTGCCGCAGGAATCCGCATCCTCTACAACACAGCCACCTTCCTCCTCATCACTGTCCCGGACGTCTACCGTGGCCGGCTGTGCGGCTTGGGCGGCGACTATGACGGGGACCCCAGTGATGACTTCCGGCTGCCCAATGGGGTACTGGCAGAAAACACCCAGGAATTCGTCACCTCCTGGAAGGTTCCAGAGAAGGACAGAGCGTGCAGCGACGGCTGCGATGATGGAGTGTGCAGCAGGTGTGATGTCGCCAAAGAGGCGACGTACGGCAGGAATGGATCCTGCGGGATCATCCGTGATGCAGCAGGGCACTTCCGGGGGTGTCACCCACGCGTTAGCCCTGTGGAGTATTTCACCCACTGTGTCCATGACGTCTGTGCCGCCAGCGGGGACCGCGCCGCCTTGTGCCACGCGCTGCAGGCGTATGCTGCCGCTTGCCAAGCTGCGGGCGCGACAGTCGGAGCATGGAGGACAAAGGAGTTCTGTC ccctgtcGTGCCCCCCGAACAGCCACTATGAGCTCTGCACCCGCACCTGTGATCTCAcctgtgctgccctggtggGCCCCGCCCGCTGCAGCTGGGGGTGCTTTGAGGGGTGTCAGTGCGATGAGGGGTTCGTCTTCGATGGGGACACCTGCGTGTCACCTGAGCGCTGTGGCTGCCTCCACAGGGGACGCTACCTCAAG GCAGGTGAGACTGTCACCTTCAACAACTGCTCCAAGGAATGCCATTGTCACCCATCGCGGGGACTGGTGTGCCGAGACACACAATGTCCCCAGGACCAGGTGTGCGTCACCCGTGACGGGGCACAGGTGTGTGCCAGGAGGGAAGGCCACTGCCGGGTCACACCTGGAGCCACCATGACCACCTTCGATGGTGTCACCGGGCCCCTGTTGGCCAGTGGCACCTACAAGGTGTCAGCCCTCTGCGATGAGGAGGCACCGGATTGGTTCAAGGTGGTGATGGAGGTCAGCGACTGTCGTGACATGAACGTCCCCGCAGCCACGGCTGCCATCGTCTTTGTCCGCGAGGGCGTCGTCAGCGTCAATGGCAACATGGAGGTGTGG GTCAATGGCCTCTTCACCAGGCTCCCTACCACTGTCTCTGACTCTGTCTTTGTGGCATCATCCCCTGAGAATGTCACCATCACCCACCGCTCTGGGATGTCCGTCGCCATCACCCGAGATGGGGAGGCGACCATCACCGTGACCTCAGGCCTGGCCTCCCGTCTCTGTGCCCCCTGTGGGAATTTCAATGGAAACCCCAGAGATGACCTGAAGCTTCCAGACGGACGTGATGCCCAGAGTGTTGGAGAAGTGGTGGACATGTGGAAATCCCGGGATTTCGCTGGATG CGACTGA